The following are encoded together in the Eriocheir sinensis breed Jianghai 21 chromosome 28, ASM2467909v1, whole genome shotgun sequence genome:
- the LOC127004589 gene encoding uncharacterized protein LOC127004589: protein MKGQGGLRVVGLQLVVAALGMLAAVLMLASWTSPPGPTDPTASCDLECVETYMAGIKKMKGSDFVLLLRDKYLFPPPPSPNTSLLHTERMPWRELLEWDKLQVTLENLWKDQAPGVFVEVGAADGEFMSQTLVLERNLSWTGLLVEPDPRSFAVLQQRRRNAWTSPICIRSGMPSSKQFWMHYLLGDLPPELQGLVMARSKLVGETVFGDNKRGTTIRVPCLPLSLLLEAAKLTSVDMLSVATGVPGDETRIADVTRNKKLFHVKTLLVQYPRSYLRDHPYPIISGYIIDLERSHLLLRLYWRRSGCRLVQEESCHRAQTYDLVMACRKFLCYGFAEVWTYKL, encoded by the exons ATGAAGGGCCAAGGAGGGCTGAGGGTGGTCGGGCTGCagctggtggtggcggcgctgGGTATGCTGGCCGCCGTCCTTATGCTTGCCTCATGGACATCCCCACCAGGCCCTACTGACCCTACCGCCTCGTGTGACTTGG aatGCGTGGAAACCTACATGGCTGGTATCAAAAAAATGAAGGGCTCCGACTTCGTGCTGCTTCTTCGGGATAAGTACCTCTTCCCCCCGCCGCCGAGCCCCAACACCTCGCTGCTGCATACGGAGCGGATGCCCTGGAGGGAGCTGCTTGAGTGGGACAAACTGCAGGTCACCCTCGAGAACCTATGGAAGGATCAG GCCCCCGGGGTGTTCGTGGAGGTCGGGGCGGCTGACGGGGAGTTCATGAGCCAGACGCTGGTGCTGGAGAGGAACCTGAGCTGGACGGGGCTGCTGGTGGAGCCTGACCCAAGGTCCTTCGCCGTCCTGCAGCAGCGCCGCCGCAACGCCTGGACCTCCCCGATATGCATTAGGTCCGGGATGCCTAGTTCT AAACAATTCTGGATGCACTACCTGCTGGGGGACCTCCCGCCCGAGCTGCAGGGCCTCGTGATGGCCAGGAGCAAGCTGGTGGGAGAGACTGTAttcggg GATAATAAACGCGGCACCACCATCCGCGTCCcgtgcctccccctctccttatTGCTGGAGGCCGCCAAACTAACCTCCGTGGACATGCTGAGCGTCGCCACGGGGGTCCCAGGCGACGAGACCAGGATCGCTGACGTGACCCGCAACAAGAAGCTGTTCCACGTGAAG ACCCTATTGGTGCAGTACCCTCGCAGTTACTTAAGAGATCACCCGTACCCGATCATCTCCGGGTACATCATCGACTTGGAACGGTCTCACCTCCTCCTGCGGCTCTACTGGAGGAGGTCCGGGTGCCGTCTGGTGCAGGAAGAGTCGTGCCACCGCGCCCAGACCTACGACCTGGTGATGGCGTGTCGCAAGTTCCTGTGCTACGGGTTCGCGGAGGTCTGGACGTACAAACTCTGA
- the LOC127004591 gene encoding uncharacterized protein LOC127004591 isoform X1, protein MVLYQSNVVITVSLLALSTMLLVNYITNHDVNFLPWLSYDCAQECLERYFQGAPRSNDPALLEIVRQRYIFPPPRRPNTDPFDIDEPVWSKLADWNLMQQRLLQIWQGQAPGVFVEVGASDGEFMSQTLVLERNLSWTGLLVEPDPRAFAIMQQRRRNAWTSSACIHHSPPVSVRIRE, encoded by the exons ATG GTGCTGTACCAGAGCAACGTGGTGATCACCGTCTCCCTGTTGGCGCTGTCAACGATGCTCCTCGTCAACTACATCACCAACCATGACGTGAACTTCCTGCCTTGGTTGTCATATGACTGCGCACAAG AGTGTCTTGAGAGGTACTTCCAAGGGGCGCCGAGGTCTAATGACCCAGCACTCCTGGAGATAGTGCGACAAAGGTATATCTTCCCCCCGCCTCGCCGCCCCAACACCGATCCCTTCGACATCGACGAGCCGGTCTGGTCAAAACTGGCTGACTGGAATCTGATGCAGCAGAGGCTGTTGCAGATATGGCAGGGACAG GCCCCCGGGGTGTTCGTGGAGGTCGGGGCGTCTGACGGGGAGTTCATGAGCCAGACGCTGGTGCTGGAGAGGAACCTGAGCTGGACGGGGCTGCTGGTGGAGCCTGACCCAAGGGCCTTCGCCATCATGCAGCAGCGCCGCCGCAACGCCTGGACCTCTTCCGCCTGCATCCACCACAGTCCACCCGTCTCCGTACGTATACGTGAATGA